One segment of Polyangiaceae bacterium DNA contains the following:
- a CDS encoding NADAR family protein, translated as MRERILFYSVGDPFGEFSNFAAFPIKLGGKRWPTSEHYFQAQKFAAPQDREQVRAARTPSLAAREGRDRKKRLRRDWESAKVSVMREAVEAKFRQHPQLGELLLSTGDAELVEHTESDSFWGDGGDGSGRNMLGRILMDVRTALRSEDDGDA; from the coding sequence ATGCGAGAGCGCATTCTGTTCTACAGCGTCGGGGATCCGTTTGGTGAGTTCTCGAACTTCGCCGCCTTTCCAATCAAGCTTGGGGGCAAGCGCTGGCCGACGTCCGAACATTACTTCCAAGCTCAGAAGTTCGCCGCGCCGCAGGACCGCGAACAGGTACGGGCAGCGCGCACCCCGTCGCTAGCCGCGCGCGAGGGTCGCGATCGCAAGAAGCGCCTGCGACGCGATTGGGAGTCTGCAAAGGTTTCCGTGATGCGCGAGGCCGTAGAGGCCAAGTTCCGCCAGCACCCGCAGCTCGGCGAGCTTCTGCTGTCGACGGGAGACGCCGAGCTCGTGGAGCACACCGAGTCAGATTCGTTCTGGGGTGACGGCGGCGACGGGTCGGGTCGCAACATGCTGGGCCGCATCTTGATGGACGTACGCACGGCGCTCCGAAGCGAAGACGACGGGGACGCCTAG
- a CDS encoding GNAT family N-acetyltransferase codes for MNLPQIDPAYQRAIEIVRDAYVDTIAAVADTTLIRQGDWIQTTTPSSKQRWFNRVVHSRLSAAQAARRVAETLAAYSNNGSDCEWLVWPDTSPSGFDQVLRDHGFQAKERADGLLIGTAKFEEMAPVVGLKVARVQRGEVPQYVELSARGWDAREIDRSLLLERIEQDFSTTEFYWVMKGSEPIGTGEWKRVSSSGYLCGSTVLPQHRGQGAYRALVRHRLAKMHEQGVQVASTIALEGTSAPILEKLGFSSRVPIHYFAHEL; via the coding sequence ATGAACCTCCCGCAAATCGACCCCGCGTATCAGCGCGCCATCGAGATCGTGCGAGACGCCTACGTCGACACCATCGCTGCCGTGGCGGACACGACCTTGATCCGCCAAGGCGATTGGATTCAAACCACTACCCCATCTTCCAAGCAACGCTGGTTCAATCGTGTCGTCCACTCGCGGCTGTCGGCTGCGCAGGCTGCACGGCGCGTTGCCGAGACCTTGGCCGCGTACTCCAACAACGGATCGGATTGCGAGTGGCTCGTCTGGCCTGACACATCGCCGAGTGGGTTCGACCAGGTGCTTCGGGACCATGGGTTTCAAGCGAAGGAACGAGCGGACGGCCTGCTCATCGGCACCGCCAAGTTCGAGGAGATGGCGCCTGTCGTCGGCCTGAAAGTCGCGAGGGTGCAGCGAGGCGAGGTGCCGCAGTACGTCGAGCTGTCTGCACGCGGTTGGGACGCTCGAGAAATCGACCGCAGTCTCCTCCTCGAACGCATCGAGCAGGACTTCTCCACCACCGAGTTCTACTGGGTCATGAAGGGCAGCGAGCCCATTGGCACAGGCGAGTGGAAACGAGTGTCTTCATCCGGCTACCTGTGTGGCAGCACCGTCCTCCCTCAGCATCGAGGCCAGGGCGCCTATCGCGCATTGGTGCGCCACCGCCTCGCCAAGATGCACGAACAGGGTGTGCAGGTCGCCTCGACCATCGCCCTCGAAGGAACCTCGGCGCCCATCCTCGAGAAGCTAGGCTTCTCGTCGCGAGTCCCCATCCACTACTTCGCCCACGAACTCTGA